In a genomic window of Aeromonas veronii:
- a CDS encoding citrate synthase: MADKIATLHLPGKDPVELPILSGTIGPDVIDVRKLGSQGYFTFDPGFMATGSCKSAITYIDGDQGVLLHRGYPIAQLATQATYLEVCYILLYGEAPTKAQYAEFERLVTRHTMVHEQIAFFFRGFRRDSHPMAIMCGVVSALSAFYHDALDINNEQHREICAFRLLSKMPTLAAMCYKYSIGQPFMQPRNALSYAGNFLHMMFGVPTEEYKVNPIVERAMDRIFTLHADHEQNASTSTVRLAGSSGANPFACIAAGIASLWGPAHGGANEACLRMLEEIGSVDRIPEYIAKAKDKNDPFRLMGFGHRVYKNHDPRATVMRETCHEVLTELQIKDPLLDVAMELERIALSDPYFVEKKLYPNVDFYSGIIMKAIGIPMSMFTVIFAISRTIGWIAHWNEFHSDPDSKIGRPRQLYVGHPLREFTPLEQR; this comes from the coding sequence AGATCCGGTCGAACTGCCGATCCTCTCCGGCACCATCGGCCCGGATGTCATCGATGTCAGAAAATTGGGATCACAGGGGTATTTCACCTTTGACCCCGGTTTTATGGCCACCGGTTCTTGCAAATCTGCCATTACCTACATTGACGGGGATCAGGGTGTCTTGCTGCACCGGGGTTACCCTATCGCCCAGCTTGCTACCCAGGCCACCTATCTGGAAGTCTGCTACATCCTGCTGTACGGCGAGGCGCCCACCAAGGCGCAATATGCCGAATTCGAACGTCTGGTCACCCGCCACACCATGGTGCATGAGCAGATCGCGTTCTTCTTCCGCGGCTTCCGTCGCGACTCCCACCCCATGGCCATCATGTGTGGTGTGGTCAGCGCCCTCTCCGCCTTCTATCACGATGCCCTCGACATCAACAACGAACAGCATCGCGAGATCTGTGCCTTCCGTCTGCTCTCCAAGATGCCGACCCTGGCCGCTATGTGTTACAAGTACTCCATCGGCCAGCCGTTCATGCAGCCGCGTAACGCCCTCTCCTATGCAGGCAACTTCCTGCACATGATGTTTGGCGTGCCGACCGAGGAGTACAAGGTCAACCCCATCGTTGAACGCGCCATGGATCGTATATTTACCCTCCATGCGGATCACGAGCAAAACGCCTCCACCTCCACCGTTCGTCTCGCTGGCTCCTCCGGTGCCAACCCGTTCGCCTGTATCGCCGCCGGGATCGCCTCCCTGTGGGGACCGGCCCACGGTGGGGCCAACGAAGCCTGCCTGCGCATGCTGGAGGAGATCGGCTCGGTGGATCGCATCCCCGAGTACATCGCCAAGGCCAAGGACAAGAATGATCCGTTCCGCCTGATGGGCTTCGGTCACCGGGTCTACAAGAACCACGACCCTCGTGCCACCGTGATGCGCGAAACCTGCCACGAAGTACTGACCGAGCTGCAGATCAAGGATCCGCTGCTGGACGTGGCCATGGAGCTGGAGCGCATTGCGCTCTCAGACCCCTACTTCGTCGAGAAGAAGCTCTACCCGAACGTGGACTTCTACTCCGGCATCATCATGAAGGCAATCGGCATCCCGATGAGCATGTTCACCGTGATCTTCGCCATCTCCCGTACCATCGGCTGGATTGCGCACTGGAACGAGTTCCACTCAGACCCTGACAGCAAGATCGGTCGTCCGCGCCAACTTTACGTGGGTCACCCGCTGCGCGAGTTCACCCCGCTCGAACAGCGCTAA
- a CDS encoding DUF4377 domain-containing protein — translation MKPLFISAALLLSACQSAPTPSQGETLYINSQLVDCVGVGPMQCMQVRSDEQQPWTLFYQNIEGFQFEPGHRYQLTVSKEQRTNVPADASSLRYQLIKVVSKVASK, via the coding sequence ATGAAACCACTGTTTATCAGCGCAGCCTTGCTGCTGAGCGCCTGCCAGAGCGCCCCCACCCCGTCACAGGGGGAGACCCTCTATATCAACAGCCAGCTGGTCGATTGCGTGGGGGTTGGCCCGATGCAGTGCATGCAGGTTCGCAGCGATGAGCAGCAGCCCTGGACGCTGTTCTACCAGAATATTGAAGGCTTCCAGTTCGAGCCGGGCCACCGCTACCAGCTCACTGTCAGCAAGGAGCAGCGCACCAATGTGCCGGCCGATGCGTCCTCTCTGCGCTATCAGCTGATCAAGGTGGTGAGCAAGGTCGCCAGCAAGTAA
- a CDS encoding DUF5718 family protein has translation MQVTAESKFIGLGVAGNFAGHLEQAGEASDFVAVVVRDTTAPKALFPFFVPGHPGQLGVFPLSDKAIFLPEAAVSGDEKVQIEPEVALWCELVYADKQVVAIHPRAFGAYNDCSIRRPNAKKISEKKNWGEESKGLAANLLPLSGFAAGCELDDYRIACYLERDGELHAYGVDSAAIDYSYFHGQLIDWAIDKFNHQQDEGPAEHIQGLLAQAGHPPLALISIGATRYTPFGETHFLKPGDTSCVVVYPGSRYSEADIREAIRSRNFGADVSVLLQAVQAR, from the coding sequence ATGCAAGTGACAGCAGAGAGCAAGTTTATCGGACTGGGGGTGGCGGGCAATTTTGCCGGTCATCTGGAGCAGGCGGGCGAAGCGTCGGATTTCGTGGCGGTCGTGGTGCGTGACACCACCGCGCCCAAGGCGCTGTTCCCCTTCTTCGTGCCGGGCCACCCGGGTCAGCTCGGGGTATTCCCGTTGAGCGACAAGGCGATCTTCCTGCCGGAGGCGGCGGTCAGCGGTGACGAGAAGGTGCAGATCGAGCCGGAAGTGGCGCTCTGGTGCGAGCTGGTGTATGCCGACAAGCAGGTGGTGGCGATCCATCCCCGCGCCTTTGGCGCCTATAACGACTGCTCCATCCGTCGTCCCAACGCCAAGAAGATCAGCGAGAAGAAGAACTGGGGTGAAGAGAGCAAGGGGTTGGCGGCCAACCTGCTGCCGCTCTCCGGTTTTGCCGCCGGTTGCGAGCTCGATGACTATCGCATCGCCTGCTATCTGGAGCGCGATGGCGAGCTGCACGCTTACGGGGTAGACAGCGCCGCCATCGATTACAGCTACTTCCACGGTCAGCTGATCGACTGGGCCATCGACAAGTTCAACCATCAGCAGGACGAGGGGCCGGCGGAGCACATTCAAGGGTTGCTGGCGCAGGCGGGCCATCCCCCCCTTGCGCTGATAAGTATCGGTGCCACCCGCTATACCCCGTTTGGCGAGACCCACTTCCTCAAACCGGGTGACACCTCCTGCGTGGTGGTTTACCCGGGCAGCCGTTATAGCGAAGCGGATATCCGCGAAGCGATCCGCAGCCGCAACTTTGGCGCCGATGTGTCGGTGTTGCTGCAGGCGGTGCAGGCTCGCTAA
- a CDS encoding NUDIX domain-containing protein gives MIDKLAWLTFKDQQLLCARSHGKDTYYIPGGKREPGESDEAALIREIDEELAVTLKPDTLHFACEFSAQADGKPEGVEVRLRCYTGDARGTPIASAEIAELRWLDSTHLDELSPVSRLLFAWLIEQGLIR, from the coding sequence ATGATCGACAAACTCGCCTGGCTCACCTTTAAAGATCAGCAACTGCTCTGCGCCCGCTCCCACGGCAAGGACACCTATTACATCCCAGGCGGCAAGCGGGAACCGGGTGAAAGCGACGAGGCGGCCCTTATCCGCGAGATTGACGAGGAGCTAGCCGTCACCCTAAAACCCGATACCCTGCACTTTGCCTGCGAGTTCAGCGCCCAGGCCGACGGCAAACCGGAAGGGGTCGAGGTGCGACTACGCTGCTACACCGGCGACGCGCGCGGCACCCCGATCGCCTCGGCAGAAATTGCCGAGCTGCGCTGGCTCGACAGCACTCATCTCGATGAGCTCTCCCCCGTCTCCCGCCTGCTGTTTGCCTGGTTGATTGAGCAGGGGCTTATTCGCTGA
- a CDS encoding GNAT family N-acetyltransferase, translated as MDVVEVNSAATYQSALITLLQDCVDSGASVGFLPPLTTEEAARYWQGVEADLAAGRRKLWLALEQQQIVGAVQLALCGKVNGRHRGDVEKLMVLQTARGKGVGRALMQAMEQGARDADRSLLVLDTRAGDVATLLYRQLGYQEAGQIPGFALGADGKLAPTVIFYKTL; from the coding sequence ATGGACGTTGTGGAAGTTAATAGCGCAGCAACCTACCAAAGCGCGCTCATCACCCTGCTGCAAGATTGTGTCGATAGCGGCGCCTCGGTCGGTTTTTTACCGCCACTGACCACGGAGGAGGCTGCCCGCTACTGGCAAGGGGTTGAAGCGGATCTGGCGGCAGGCCGCCGAAAGCTGTGGCTTGCCCTTGAGCAGCAACAGATAGTGGGGGCCGTTCAGCTCGCGCTCTGTGGCAAGGTCAACGGTCGCCACCGGGGTGATGTGGAAAAACTGATGGTACTGCAAACGGCGAGAGGCAAAGGTGTCGGTCGTGCGCTGATGCAGGCGATGGAGCAAGGCGCCCGTGACGCTGACCGCTCCTTGCTGGTGTTGGATACCCGCGCCGGCGATGTGGCCACCCTGCTCTATCGCCAGCTCGGCTATCAGGAGGCCGGCCAGATCCCGGGCTTTGCGCTCGGAGCCGATGGTAAGCTGGCGCCGACGGTTATCTTCTACAAGACGCTCTGA
- the pdxY gene encoding pyridoxal kinase PdxY — MKSVLSIQSHVVFGCAGNSAAVFPMRRLGMDVWPINTVQFSNHTQYAQGWQGMAMPAGHISALVKGLGNIEALSGCDAVLSGYLGSAEQGDEILTVVNAVKATNPNAIYFCDPVMGHPEKGCIVAPGVTRFLTEQALPMADMMAPNLLELETLCDTHLADLAQTRAAAHQLLARGVKLVLVKHLGRAAQDSSRFEMLLATPQGDYLIARPLYDFARQPVGVGDLISALMLANLLAGHDAVSAFERTNASVDAVLQETWRQQAYELQLIAAQDAFALPEVEVCAIKLP; from the coding sequence ATGAAATCCGTTCTCTCTATTCAGTCCCACGTGGTCTTTGGTTGTGCCGGCAACAGCGCGGCTGTCTTCCCCATGCGCCGCCTTGGTATGGATGTATGGCCCATCAACACGGTGCAGTTTTCCAACCACACTCAATATGCCCAGGGGTGGCAGGGGATGGCGATGCCGGCGGGTCATATCAGCGCGCTGGTGAAAGGATTGGGCAATATCGAGGCGTTGAGCGGCTGTGACGCCGTGCTGAGTGGCTATCTCGGCTCCGCCGAGCAGGGTGACGAGATCCTGACCGTGGTCAACGCCGTCAAGGCGACCAACCCAAATGCCATCTATTTCTGCGATCCCGTGATGGGTCATCCTGAGAAGGGGTGTATCGTCGCTCCCGGCGTCACCCGTTTCCTGACCGAGCAGGCGCTGCCGATGGCCGACATGATGGCCCCCAACCTGCTGGAGCTGGAGACCCTCTGCGATACCCATCTGGCGGATCTGGCCCAGACCCGCGCTGCCGCCCATCAGCTGCTGGCCCGCGGCGTCAAGCTGGTACTGGTCAAGCATCTCGGTCGTGCGGCGCAGGACTCCAGCCGCTTCGAGATGCTGCTGGCAACCCCGCAAGGGGATTACCTGATTGCCCGTCCGCTCTACGACTTTGCCCGCCAGCCGGTGGGAGTGGGCGATCTTATCAGCGCCCTGATGCTGGCCAACCTGCTGGCCGGTCACGATGCGGTGAGCGCGTTCGAGCGCACCAACGCCTCGGTAGATGCGGTGCTGCAAGAGACTTGGCGCCAGCAGGCTTACGAGCTGCAACTGATCGCCGCACAAGATGCCTTTGCCCTGCCAGAGGTCGAGGTGTGTGCTATCAAGTTGCCGTGA
- a CDS encoding DUF429 domain-containing protein, whose protein sequence is MTAGQMSAIGIGWDVRGWQGSAQAVAVVGWQAGSNHLHWLGVSPLFRLSSRVAPDLAVLLRPALQNELTLMQVEACPQLALGIDAPLAFPRALRDLLNGQPHSCAAPAREIDNPYAYRDCERWLYQQYGKKPLSATFDRLGNNATLALSMLPRLSDLQLVPTVAPQASRAVLEVYPALAKVGGKASPARPELAALLPADVLVGTDRYDAALCALMALQYAAGGKVTVLPELVQPPSDMPRDEGWVYHFARHAVERNGM, encoded by the coding sequence ATGACGGCAGGGCAGATGAGTGCAATCGGGATCGGTTGGGATGTGCGGGGCTGGCAGGGCAGTGCCCAGGCGGTGGCCGTGGTGGGCTGGCAGGCCGGTTCCAACCACCTGCACTGGCTCGGGGTGTCGCCGCTGTTTCGCCTAAGCTCGCGGGTGGCGCCGGATCTGGCCGTCCTGCTGCGTCCGGCCCTGCAAAACGAGCTGACCCTGATGCAGGTAGAAGCCTGCCCGCAACTGGCCCTCGGTATCGATGCGCCGCTCGCCTTTCCCCGCGCCTTGCGGGATCTGCTCAACGGCCAGCCACACAGTTGCGCAGCTCCCGCTCGGGAGATAGACAACCCCTACGCCTATCGCGACTGCGAGCGCTGGCTGTATCAGCAGTACGGCAAGAAGCCGCTGTCGGCCACCTTCGACCGGCTCGGCAACAACGCCACCCTGGCGCTCTCCATGCTGCCGCGACTCTCGGATCTGCAACTGGTGCCGACCGTTGCCCCGCAGGCCAGCCGCGCCGTGTTGGAGGTCTATCCGGCACTGGCCAAAGTGGGCGGCAAGGCATCTCCGGCACGGCCCGAGCTGGCGGCGCTGCTGCCTGCGGACGTGCTGGTCGGCACAGATCGCTATGATGCGGCGCTGTGCGCCCTGATGGCGCTGCAATATGCCGCTGGTGGCAAGGTGACCGTGTTGCCCGAGCTGGTTCAGCCACCCAGTGACATGCCCCGTGATGAGGGATGGGTCTATCACTTTGCCCGTCATGCTGTTGAACGTAACGGGATGTGA
- the ybcJ gene encoding ribosome-associated protein YbcJ, which translates to METFLLEGHPFVALCDLIKHQGWADCGGAAKALIAEGLVEVDGQVETRKRCKIVAEQVVNFNGMKVVVKEGVSPEIG; encoded by the coding sequence ATGGAGACGTTTCTGCTCGAAGGTCACCCCTTCGTTGCCTTGTGTGACCTTATCAAACATCAGGGGTGGGCCGATTGTGGCGGCGCCGCCAAAGCCCTCATTGCCGAAGGGCTGGTCGAGGTGGACGGTCAGGTCGAGACCCGCAAGCGCTGCAAGATCGTGGCCGAACAGGTGGTCAACTTCAACGGCATGAAGGTCGTGGTGAAAGAGGGCGTCAGCCCGGAGATTGGCTAA
- a CDS encoding DUF4442 domain-containing protein: protein MDLQRFKANLALRLFAWRYIPVIGFCAPIIEEMNAKALRIRIPLGWRTRNHLGSMYFGALATGADLVGGLLVMEKGRQRRKKVHFAFKDVQGEFLKRPEGDVQFDCAAGEEIDAMIDESLASGQRINRPIQVVATCPSLNGDEAMARFVLTLSIKAS, encoded by the coding sequence ATGGATTTGCAACGCTTCAAAGCCAATCTGGCGCTTCGGCTGTTTGCCTGGCGCTACATTCCCGTCATCGGGTTTTGTGCCCCGATCATCGAAGAGATGAACGCCAAGGCGCTGCGCATTCGGATTCCCCTTGGCTGGCGTACCCGCAACCATCTGGGCAGTATGTATTTTGGCGCGCTGGCGACCGGCGCCGATCTGGTGGGCGGTCTGCTGGTGATGGAGAAGGGGCGGCAGCGGCGTAAGAAGGTGCACTTTGCCTTCAAGGATGTGCAGGGGGAGTTTTTGAAACGACCGGAGGGGGATGTGCAGTTCGACTGCGCAGCGGGGGAAGAGATTGACGCCATGATCGACGAATCGCTGGCAAGCGGTCAGCGCATCAATCGCCCCATCCAGGTGGTGGCCACCTGTCCGTCATTGAACGGGGATGAGGCGATGGCGCGTTTTGTGCTGACCCTGTCGATCAAGGCCAGCTAG
- a CDS encoding ABC transporter transmembrane domain-containing protein: MNPTIKRLLAYCARYPRWLIQAGICLLLATGAEVAGPLLIKFFIDDYLAPRNIVLPTIALIAVGYLGLQVLSAAGFYLQSLRFNRIAQAVVQTLREQVFATAIRLPARYFDKHRSGSLISRITNDTEAIMNLYVQVIGLLVQKVVLLCGILISMALLDLRLMLVCSLLLPAVGGVMWLYQKLSVPVVRATRSLLSDINSRLNESLQGMPVIQAMVQERHFANAFAEVNQQHWAARIKSLKINGILLRPLIDLFYMMVLIGLLALFAHEGGSHAGAIQVGVLYAFISYLGRMIEPLIEMTNQLNQLQQAMVAGERVFALLDETRESTDGELRPLEGRVSFERVSFSYDGEQQVLREVSFTAKPGQMLALVGHTGSGKSTIISLLMGFYPLDQGQIRFDDHALDTLSLAAVRRSIGLVQQDPFIFVGTLAENLRLGRAGIDEARLWQALSEVQLAEFVRSLPQGINTLMEEGGKNLSAGQRQLLSFARALVGDPRILILDEATASVDSQTELALSQAISAARRGRTTIAIAHRLSTIVDADEILLLSRGQVNERGSHSELMALGGHYAQLFEMQSQGAWLEEKRA; encoded by the coding sequence GTGAATCCGACCATTAAACGACTGCTCGCCTACTGCGCCCGCTATCCTCGCTGGCTGATCCAGGCGGGGATTTGCCTGCTGCTTGCCACCGGCGCCGAAGTGGCCGGGCCGCTGCTGATCAAGTTTTTTATCGATGACTATCTGGCGCCACGCAATATCGTGCTGCCCACCATTGCTTTGATTGCGGTGGGCTATCTGGGCTTGCAGGTGCTCTCGGCGGCGGGCTTCTATTTGCAATCCCTGCGCTTCAATCGCATTGCCCAGGCGGTGGTGCAAACTTTGCGCGAGCAGGTATTTGCTACCGCTATCCGCTTGCCAGCCCGCTACTTTGACAAGCATCGCTCCGGCTCGCTCATCTCCCGCATCACCAACGACACCGAGGCGATCATGAACCTCTATGTGCAAGTGATCGGCTTGCTGGTGCAAAAGGTGGTGCTGCTGTGCGGCATCCTCATCTCCATGGCGCTGCTGGATCTGCGGCTGATGCTGGTCTGCTCCCTGTTGCTGCCTGCGGTGGGCGGGGTGATGTGGCTCTACCAGAAGCTGAGCGTGCCGGTGGTGCGAGCAACCCGCAGTCTGCTCTCCGACATCAACAGCCGCCTCAACGAGTCGCTGCAGGGGATGCCGGTGATCCAGGCCATGGTGCAGGAGCGCCACTTTGCCAACGCCTTTGCCGAGGTGAACCAGCAGCACTGGGCGGCACGGATCAAGAGCCTCAAGATCAACGGCATCTTGCTGCGTCCGCTCATCGATCTCTTCTACATGATGGTGCTGATCGGCCTGTTGGCGCTGTTTGCCCACGAGGGGGGGAGCCACGCGGGAGCCATTCAGGTGGGGGTGCTCTACGCCTTTATCAGTTATCTGGGGCGGATGATCGAGCCGCTCATCGAGATGACCAACCAGCTCAACCAGCTGCAGCAGGCGATGGTGGCGGGGGAACGGGTCTTTGCCCTGCTCGATGAAACCCGCGAAAGCACCGACGGCGAGCTGCGCCCGCTGGAAGGGCGGGTCAGTTTCGAGCGGGTGAGCTTCTCCTACGATGGTGAGCAGCAGGTGCTGCGGGAGGTCAGCTTTACCGCAAAACCGGGCCAGATGCTGGCGCTGGTGGGCCATACCGGCAGCGGCAAGTCCACCATCATCAGCCTGCTGATGGGCTTCTATCCGCTGGATCAGGGGCAGATCCGCTTCGATGATCACGCTCTGGATACCCTGTCGCTGGCGGCGGTACGCCGCAGTATCGGGTTGGTGCAGCAAGATCCCTTTATCTTCGTCGGTACTTTGGCGGAGAACCTGCGTCTTGGACGTGCCGGAATAGACGAAGCGCGGCTCTGGCAGGCGCTGAGCGAGGTGCAGCTGGCCGAGTTTGTGCGCAGCCTGCCACAGGGGATCAACACCCTGATGGAGGAGGGGGGCAAGAACCTCTCCGCCGGTCAGCGGCAACTGCTCTCCTTTGCCCGCGCGCTGGTGGGGGATCCGCGCATCCTCATTCTGGATGAGGCGACGGCCAGCGTGGACTCCCAGACCGAGCTGGCGCTGTCGCAGGCTATTTCTGCCGCGCGTCGTGGCCGCACCACCATCGCCATCGCCCACCGCCTCTCGACCATCGTCGATGCGGACGAGATCCTGCTGCTCTCCCGCGGGCAGGTGAACGAGCGGGGCAGCCACAGCGAGCTGATGGCCCTCGGCGGTCACTATGCCCAGCTGTTCGAGATGCAGAGTCAGGGGGCCTGGCTCGAAGAGAAGCGTGCCTGA
- a CDS encoding ABC transporter transmembrane domain-containing protein, translated as MSVFLRLSWFFKEQWPRYLAAISLLLMVALLTVIPPKVVGWVVDGIANGELDNDTLMRYLAGLFGLGVLIYLLRYVWRVMLFGASYRLAYVLRNRLFSHFTRMSPDFYQRHRTGDLMAHATNDIQAVEMTAGEGVLTLVDSIMVGVLVLSIMCSQYSWQLTLVSLLPLPVMAYFMNRFGTQIYTQFKAAQGAFSRLNNKTQEALSGVRVLKSYAVESLEDEGFAELTRQAGERNMAVARIDAKFDPVIYLCIGCSYFLAVAGGSVLVLRDELTLGELTSFTMYLGQLIWPMFAIAWLFNIIERGSAAYSRIESLLGERSDIEEPAQPAAFTSAFPLQIKGVSYRLEQRTLLADIDVTLKQGGMLGVVGRTGAGKSSLLKLLMRLANPTHGSIAMGGVPIDQLPLATLRSQFAYVPQEPFLFSTTIAANIALGKPDASREEVERVARIACVHDDIVRFPKGYETEVGEKGVTLSGGQKQRLAIARALLLEAPILVLDDALSAVDAHTEQQILHALKAHHRTLILVSHRMTAVEQADEILVLELGAISERGHHGALMAHNGWYADMVRYQRLEEAVEESL; from the coding sequence GTGAGCGTATTTCTACGATTGAGCTGGTTTTTCAAGGAGCAGTGGCCCCGCTATCTGGCCGCCATCTCCCTGCTGCTGATGGTAGCCCTGTTGACCGTTATTCCACCCAAAGTGGTGGGCTGGGTGGTGGACGGTATCGCCAATGGGGAACTCGATAATGACACTCTGATGCGCTATCTGGCGGGGCTGTTCGGGCTCGGCGTGCTCATCTATCTACTGCGCTACGTCTGGCGGGTGATGCTGTTTGGTGCCTCCTACCGCTTGGCCTATGTGCTGCGCAATCGTCTGTTCAGCCATTTCACCCGGATGAGCCCTGATTTTTATCAGCGTCACCGTACCGGCGATCTGATGGCCCATGCCACCAACGACATTCAGGCGGTGGAGATGACCGCTGGCGAAGGGGTGCTGACGCTGGTGGACTCCATCATGGTCGGGGTGCTGGTGCTCTCTATCATGTGCAGCCAGTACTCCTGGCAGTTGACGCTGGTTTCGCTGTTGCCGCTGCCGGTGATGGCCTATTTCATGAACCGCTTCGGCACCCAGATCTACACCCAGTTCAAGGCGGCGCAGGGGGCCTTCTCCAGGCTTAACAACAAGACCCAGGAGGCCCTTTCCGGTGTGCGGGTGTTGAAATCCTATGCGGTTGAATCGCTGGAAGATGAAGGCTTTGCCGAGCTGACCCGGCAGGCGGGGGAGCGCAATATGGCGGTGGCCCGCATCGATGCCAAGTTCGATCCGGTCATCTACCTCTGCATCGGCTGCTCCTACTTCCTCGCGGTGGCGGGAGGCAGTGTGCTGGTGCTGCGCGATGAGCTGACTCTGGGTGAGCTCACCAGCTTCACCATGTACCTCGGCCAGCTGATCTGGCCGATGTTTGCCATCGCCTGGCTGTTCAACATCATCGAGCGTGGTAGCGCCGCCTACTCCCGTATCGAAAGCCTGCTGGGGGAGCGCAGCGATATCGAAGAGCCCGCCCAGCCGGCCGCGTTTACCTCTGCCTTTCCTTTGCAGATCAAAGGGGTGAGCTATCGACTCGAGCAGCGCACCCTGCTTGCGGATATCGACGTTACCCTCAAGCAAGGGGGCATGCTCGGGGTGGTGGGGCGCACCGGGGCAGGCAAGAGCTCCCTGCTCAAGCTGTTGATGCGCCTTGCCAATCCGACTCACGGTTCGATAGCCATGGGGGGCGTTCCGATTGACCAGTTGCCGCTCGCCACACTGCGCAGCCAGTTTGCCTATGTGCCGCAGGAGCCATTCCTGTTTTCCACCACCATCGCCGCCAATATCGCCCTCGGTAAACCCGATGCGAGCCGCGAGGAGGTTGAACGGGTGGCGCGCATTGCCTGTGTCCACGATGATATCGTGCGTTTCCCCAAGGGCTATGAGACCGAGGTCGGGGAGAAGGGGGTGACCCTCTCTGGCGGCCAGAAACAGCGACTGGCCATTGCCCGTGCCCTGCTGCTGGAGGCGCCCATTCTGGTGCTCGATGATGCGCTCTCGGCGGTGGATGCCCACACCGAGCAGCAAATTCTGCATGCCCTCAAGGCCCATCATCGCACCCTGATCCTGGTCAGTCATCGCATGACGGCGGTGGAGCAGGCCGACGAAATCCTGGTGCTGGAGCTGGGGGCCATCAGCGAGCGGGGCCATCACGGTGCCCTGATGGCGCACAATGGCTGGTATGCAGATATGGTGCGTTACCAGCGTCTCGAAGAAGCGGTGGAGGAGAGCCTGTGA